The nucleotide window ATATGAAGCTTGATTTTTCAATTTTATTTCCTCTCCCACTGCCACAATTTCTTTTTCTTCTTCTTTAAAAGTATCTACAAACAGATACCATTTTTCTTCTATATTAAGTGGTGGCAATTCAAATGTTTGTGCCTTCCAATACATATTCATAATTATATAAATGTGATCATCATTTATGCTATCACTATCCTTGGATTTTCCCCAAAGCATTAATGCAATACTCCTACTACAATAACTTTTATCTGGCTCATTCACTTTCACTCCATGCCACGATATATGAGAATATCCGCTCCTCTCCTCTTGTTCATCTTCCCAATGCAGTTTATTACGTAAAACTGAATGCGTCTTCCTAAACTCTATCATTTTCTTCACAAAATTATGAATATCTTTATTCTCATTTAGATCATTCCAATTTATCCAAGATACTTCATTATCTTGACAATAAGCATTGTTATTGCCATATTGAGAATTGCCCATTTCATCTCCCATATACATCATAGGTATTCCCTGACTTATCATTAATATACTAATTGCATTTTTTATCAAACGTTTTCTCAATGCTTTTATCTCTATATTGTCTGTATGCCCCTCAACTCCACAATTCCAACTATAATTTATATCATTGCCATCTTTGTTATTTTCACAATTTGCCCAATTGTGCTTTTGGTTATATGAGAATAAATCCATCAGTGTAAATCCATCATGACATGTTATAAAATTAATTGATGAACATGTCCCCAAGCCCTTATGAAAATACAAATCCGGGGACCCTATTATCCTTTGTATAACAGACATAATCGTCCCTTCATCACTTTTTAAAAATCTTCTTATGTCATCTCTATACTTTCCATTCCATTCGGCAAATCGTCCCCATGATGGAAAACTTCCCACTTGATATAATCCCCCTGCATCCCAAGCTTCTGCTATCAATTTACATTTTCCTAAAACCGGGTCAAATGCTAGTGACTCTAAAAGAGGTGGATTGCTCATTGGTGTTCCATCCTGATTCCTTCCTAGTATCGACGCCAAATCGAATCTAAATCCATCTATATGATACTCTGCAACCCAATTTCTTAAATTTGCTAATATTAAATCACGCACTACTGGATGATTGCAATTTAATGTATTCCCACAACCGCTAAAATTATAGTATTCCCCATTAGCAGTTAGCATGTAGTATGTTTTATTGTCAATCCCTCTAAATGATATACATGGTCCTAATGCGTTTCCCTCTCCTGTATGATTATACACAACATCTAAAATTACTTCTATACCATGTTTATGAAAATCCCTAACTAAAGTTTTAAATTCATCACATTCTCCATTGACCTTGCCCGTTTGAGCGTATCCTGCCTTGGGCGCAAAAAATGCTATAGAGCTATATCCCCAATAGTTTAGCAACAGTTCTCCTGTTATGGGTGATTCTTTGCTGTTTTCGAATTCATCAAAACTCGTAATAGGCATTAATTCAACGCAATTTATACCTAAATCTTTTAGATATGGTATTTTTTCTCTTACCCCAGAATATGTCCCTTTATACGTAACATCAGAAGATTTGTGATTTGTAAATCCTCTAACATGCATTTCATATATTATTAAATCTTCCATTGGAATCTCTAGTTGTTTATCGCCTCTCCAGTCATAATCAAACCTTGTTATTCTAGCCCTGTGCTGATAGCTATTGGTTGTATCAATTTTTTTGCCCCATTCATCACGCCCAGCTACAGACTTTGCATATGGATCCATCAAAATTTTTGTCTTATCGAACCAATTCCCCTTTTTAGGTGCAAACTCACCATCCATTCTATAACCGTATTCTATCTCTTCATAATCTAATCCATATACTATCATGCAAAAAACATTTCCTATTTTAAATGTCTCTGGGAATGGTATCTCTATAAATGGTTCCTTATCCCCTCGTTTATATATAACCAAAACACATGAACTAGCATGCTGTGAATATACAGAAAAATTTATCCCACCTGGCACAATAGTCGCACCAAATGGTAAAGGATTACCTTCTCTTAAATCATATCCTTCGTACGTCGTTGTAGGTGTATTATCTATTCTTTGCATATTTACCACCAACTTTCCAATCATCTAATACCTCATATACAGATGAATATATTGAAAACACATTTTCGAACCCAGTTAAATTCATCGTCTCTACTATTTCATCACTTAACCCGACAATAACAAACTTGCCCCATTTAGATAATATTTCTCTATCTAATAATACTAAATACCTAAATCCCACATTAGATATGAAATCGCAAGCACTCATGTCGAGTATTATATGACAATTTTGCACCACGTACTTTTCAATACTTTGAGCAAATTTTTTTTTACTTGCGTTATTTAACTTTCCCTTAAGCTTGATCAGATCTATTGCTCCGAACTTTTCATGCGCAA belongs to Clostridiales bacterium and includes:
- the glgX gene encoding glycogen debranching protein GlgX, which gives rise to MQRIDNTPTTTYEGYDLREGNPLPFGATIVPGGINFSVYSQHASSCVLVIYKRGDKEPFIEIPFPETFKIGNVFCMIVYGLDYEEIEYGYRMDGEFAPKKGNWFDKTKILMDPYAKSVAGRDEWGKKIDTTNSYQHRARITRFDYDWRGDKQLEIPMEDLIIYEMHVRGFTNHKSSDVTYKGTYSGVREKIPYLKDLGINCVELMPITSFDEFENSKESPITGELLLNYWGYSSIAFFAPKAGYAQTGKVNGECDEFKTLVRDFHKHGIEVILDVVYNHTGEGNALGPCISFRGIDNKTYYMLTANGEYYNFSGCGNTLNCNHPVVRDLILANLRNWVAEYHIDGFRFDLASILGRNQDGTPMSNPPLLESLAFDPVLGKCKLIAEAWDAGGLYQVGSFPSWGRFAEWNGKYRDDIRRFLKSDEGTIMSVIQRIIGSPDLYFHKGLGTCSSINFITCHDGFTLMDLFSYNQKHNWANCENNKDGNDINYSWNCGVEGHTDNIEIKALRKRLIKNAISILMISQGIPMMYMGDEMGNSQYGNNNAYCQDNEVSWINWNDLNENKDIHNFVKKMIEFRKTHSVLRNKLHWEDEQEERSGYSHISWHGVKVNEPDKSYCSRSIALMLWGKSKDSDSINDDHIYIIMNMYWKAQTFELPPLNIEEKWYLFVDTFKEEEKEIVAVGEEIKLKNQASYNVGPRSVVILVAKHI
- a CDS encoding STAS domain-containing protein, with amino-acid sequence MNIAHEKFGAIDLIKLKGKLNNASKKKFAQSIEKYVVQNCHIILDMSACDFISNVGFRYLVLLDREILSKWGKFVIVGLSDEIVETMNLTGFENVFSIYSSVYEVLDDWKVGGKYAKNR